The DNA window GTTGCGGGATGCGCACCGCATGTTGCGGATGAACGCGATGGTCGCCGAGCGTGTGCATGTCGGCTTGCGTACCAATGGTAATTATCCACAAACTGGTGGGAGCGAAGAAAgagcaaaattttaaaatgcaGTTATTCAGCAAAAAATAGGTATAAACTGATAAGAAACGGCCACATAGTGTAAATTTTCATTCCAAATACATACGTTTATTTTAAACATTTAAGGCACATGGAGCATATTACAGTATATTCAGATAAGCTTATCGAATATCTAAATTTTACTTGAACATTAATGCTGTTTACAGATGATTGTATCACTAGGGAGAAGAAATTTGTCgcaatggaaatgaaatttctggaaaaaatggtGATTTTGTTGGAAAAGGACCTTTGTTGTAGATTGTCGCTGGATCTATTCAACaattctgaaacaaaaacaatgaaaacaataaCACAACAACAGCTGAACAACAACTGTGAAAATCAGAGATTCCATTTGATGTTCTTTTCACATCAGTTTCACCTTACTTTTCTCGAAGGATTGGGAGTGTGGGACGTTTTTCAACTCTGCACTACTCGAGCTTCCGCTCATTCGCATTCCACACAACACTACAGCGGACGTTGCCATGTTGAGCGAAAAGGAAACCAGCGCGGTCGCAGCAACCATCAGCAGCAAACGTGCGGAGCGAAGAATGACAACTTTCCCCTTGTTTTCACTTGCGAACATCTACAAGTACAATGAAAACTGAGTATGGTTATCATCAAGcagattatttctttcttgcaaTTTAAATCTTCAATCACAATGTATactaaggtcaaaacgacatgaagcacggtacagttgcgtaagcagttgcgctcgatgCGGTGCCGTGGAGCGTAGGGGACCCTTGCCAACACCATCCTTCACTGTAGATCGCGATCGCGGtctcacttcgattccaaccgctttctccaccgcgccgctttgagagcaaccgcttacgcaactgcgcggtgcctcatgtcgttttgacctaatATCGATATGTTAGAAAGACCGACTATCCGAGAAAGATCAGAAATGCATGTCCCTGTTATGTTCTCTCTATTATATGAAGAATGATAGAGGCCAGGACGGAGCAGAGCTAGGAGTGGGTGCTGCTTATCTTCCGTCATGCACCGTTCTTTACTGGCAGTTGACAGGGGATCTTAGAACTCGCTACAAATCTCCATTTAATGAACACTGTAGTCAGTGTTATTATCCATGATGCGAACGGTGATTGTTTCTGGTTCAGCAATTTCTGACGACGTATTGAGATACGGCAGGAAATCGTTGCGAGATCATCCGACATCCACCTGCGTTCCTGCGCTTGTTGTGATCACTTTCATTTCGTAATGCGATTCGTCAAGCTTGGACGAGTGGACGGATTTTTTGTCAGTTGTCAATTGTTCCATTGGTTCGCTGGCAAAATAAGAACAATTAGGCTTTCCGCAAAGTtcagagccgccaaaccgcgcgcccgctcggctctgaactctgcggaaAGCCTAATTGTTCTCGCTGTCGCTGGTGCATCATGATCACACGAATACATTCGGTGCCAACATTTTCGCGTTTTATTTCGTTCTTGAGGTGAAATTAGCCTATTATTAAACTAATTAATAGACGTTTGCAAACTTTTCTTTACTGAAAGAATAATGCGTACACAACAGTAATATTCTAGCACTGGAAAGAATGTAGACGATTCTCAAACGCCGAGGTAACATCCTTCCACTCCATAAGATTACCGGAAAAGTTGTCTGCAGGGTCATCAGTAACGACCTGGAAGCATGTCGAAGTATGGTATTCACCGTTGTAGAAGCTGCCTGAAGTTATTTCTTTGGTTTCAATCTGTTCGGGAGTAGTTTTTCTCACCTAGAAGTAAAGAATATAGAAAATTCAcgtaaatgagtaaataagtaCCTGACAGTAAATACTCCTTTCCTACATCAAGAACAAGGCCACATGCGGAGGACTCGGATGACGTTAGCACGTAAGAATACATATTGTGAACTCCGCTCGGAGACTGGACTAGGAACAATGTAAAGAAGCAAATTTGGTGTCCACTAATATTTGAGATACCTTGTAGGTTTGGATGTGTTGTATGATGTACAGCACATCATCAAGGCCATTATTTGGTAATATCATCTTATAGAGGACTTTCACGTGAGAGACTAAACCAATAttcatgaagtttttttttctaacaagacaagaaaaaactttgtacGGTCTTCTTCCTCACAATGTGACTACACCCATCAAATAGTTTCTACCTGCCTCTGGGCACTGCCGATTGGAGAGCTGAAACTAATATTCAGATCCGCAGTGTGTCAATTTTGGATGAGTTAGTTTGGCAAACGAGTGGTATATCGGCTAGTGGACCCAATACGCACGCAGGTTTCTCACAAATGAGGGAGGTCTTCAACAGGTATGTTTAGAGGTTTTTTCAATTCCCCTTCCTTTTGGCAACGAGCACTTTCAAAGttgtagaagaaacaaaactttcGAAAAGTATTATTTCGGGCTTGGATATATAAGGATTCTCCCTATTTCTGTGCAGGCTAAAAAAGGGACATCCAAAGactaaatattaattaatgaCACTAAATATTAATATGCGGTTGTTAGACTGCTCCAGGaattattaggttgagtcgaaagttcggACCACTTGacaacatttttatttatcttacaTATC is part of the Necator americanus strain Aroian chromosome V, whole genome shotgun sequence genome and encodes:
- a CDS encoding hypothetical protein (NECATOR_CHRV.G19413.T1), which gives rise to MILPNNGLDDVLYIIQHIQTYKSPSGVHNMYSYVLTSSESSACGLVLDVGKEYLLSGSFYNGEYHTSTCFQVVTDDPADNFSGNLMEWKDVTSAFENRLHSFQC
- a CDS encoding hypothetical protein (NECATOR_CHRV.G19413.T2) encodes the protein MKVAATFLLLFLHAALSCRCPVLPSKDAFCRADWVSHVKVLYKMILPNNGLDDVLYIIQHIQTYKSPSGVHNMYSYVLTSSESSACGLVLDVGKEYLLSGSFYNGEYHTSTCFQVVTDDPADNFSGNLMEWKDVTSAFENRLHSFQC